Proteins from one Gibbsiella quercinecans genomic window:
- the prfB gene encoding peptide chain release factor 2 (programmed frameshift), with protein sequence MFEINPVKNRIQDLSERTAVLRGYLDYDAKQERLEEVNAELEQPDVWNEPERAQALGKERSSLEAIVETIDSLTQGAEDVTGLLELAVEADDEETFNEAAAELDQLIANLEKLEFRRMFSGEYDSADCYLDIQAGSGGTEAQDWASMLLRMYLRWAESKGFKTEVIEESDGEVAGLKSATIKIMGDYAFGWLRTETGVHRLVRKSPFDSGGRRHTSFSSVFVYPEVDDDIDIDINPADLRIDVYRASGAGGQHVNKTESAVRITHLPTNIVVQCQNDRSQHKNKDQAFKQLRAKLYEFEMQKKNADKQALEDNKSDIGWGSQIRSYVLDDSRIKDLRTNVETRNTQAVLDGDLDKFIEASLKAGL encoded by the exons ATGTTTGAAATTAATCCGGTAAAAAACCGAATTCAGGACCTGTCTGAACGGACGGCCGTTCTTAGGGGGTATCTT GACTACGATGCCAAGCAGGAACGCCTTGAAGAAGTAAACGCCGAGCTGGAACAGCCGGACGTTTGGAACGAACCTGAGCGCGCACAGGCGCTGGGGAAAGAACGTTCCTCGCTGGAAGCGATTGTTGAAACCATCGATAGCCTGACCCAAGGGGCAGAAGACGTCACCGGCCTGCTGGAGCTGGCGGTAGAGGCTGATGATGAAGAAACCTTCAACGAAGCCGCGGCCGAGTTGGACCAACTGATCGCGAACCTTGAGAAACTTGAGTTCCGCCGCATGTTTTCCGGCGAGTACGACAGCGCGGATTGCTACCTGGATATCCAGGCCGGCTCCGGCGGCACCGAAGCCCAGGACTGGGCCAGCATGCTGCTGCGCATGTACCTGCGCTGGGCGGAATCCAAGGGCTTTAAAACCGAAGTTATCGAAGAATCCGATGGCGAAGTCGCCGGCCTGAAATCCGCCACTATCAAGATTATGGGCGATTATGCGTTTGGTTGGTTGCGTACCGAAACCGGCGTTCACCGCTTGGTACGCAAAAGCCCGTTCGATTCCGGCGGCCGCCGCCACACCTCATTCAGTTCGGTGTTTGTTTACCCGGAAGTGGATGACGATATTGATATCGATATCAACCCGGCAGATCTGCGTATCGACGTTTACCGCGCTTCCGGCGCCGGTGGGCAGCACGTGAACAAAACCGAATCTGCGGTGCGTATTACCCACTTGCCAACCAATATCGTGGTGCAGTGTCAGAACGACCGTTCTCAGCATAAAAATAAGGATCAAGCCTTCAAACAGCTGCGTGCCAAGCTGTATGAGTTTGAGATGCAAAAGAAAAATGCTGATAAACAGGCGCTGGAAGACAACAAGTCCGATATCGGCTGGGGGAGCCAGATCCGCTCTTATGTGCTGGACGACTCCCGCATCAAGGATTTGCGTACCAACGTTGAAACGCGTAACACTCAGGCCGTACTTGATGGCGACCTGGATAAATTCATTGAGGCAAGTTTGAAAGCCGGGTTATGA
- the lysS gene encoding lysine--tRNA ligase, which yields MSEQQPQGAEHASELNNELQARREKLALLREKGIAFPNDFRRDSISDKLHAEYDGKDNEELEALGIEVTVAGRMMTRRIMGKASFVTLQDVGGRIQLYVARDDLAEGIYNEQFKKWDLGDILGARGKLFKTKTGELSVHCTELRLLTKALRPLPDKFHGLADQETRYRQRYLDLIANDESRNTFKVRSQIMAGIRSFMVGRGFMEVETPMMQVIPGGASARPFITHHNALDIDMYLRIAPELYLKRLVVGGFERVFEINRNFRNEGVSPRHNPEFTMMELYMAYADYKDLIELTETLFRTLAQDVLGTPQVQYGDEVFDFSKPFEKLTMKEAIKKYRPETDLADLDDMAKTLAIAESIGINVEKSWGLGRVVTEIFEEVAESHLIQPTFITEYPAEVSPLARRNDVNPEITDRFEFFIGGREIGNGFSELNDAEDQAQRFADQVAAKDAGDDEAMFYDEDYVTALEHGLPPTAGLGIGIDRMVMLFTNSHTIRDVILFPAMRPSK from the coding sequence ATGTCTGAGCAACAACCACAAGGCGCCGAGCACGCGTCAGAACTGAATAACGAGCTGCAGGCTCGCCGGGAAAAACTGGCGCTGCTGCGCGAGAAGGGCATTGCGTTCCCGAACGATTTCCGCCGCGACAGCATTTCTGACAAGCTGCACGCCGAATACGACGGCAAAGACAACGAAGAGCTGGAAGCGCTGGGCATCGAAGTTACCGTTGCCGGCCGCATGATGACGCGCCGTATCATGGGCAAGGCATCGTTTGTTACCTTGCAGGACGTTGGCGGCCGTATTCAGCTTTACGTTGCGCGCGACGATCTGGCCGAAGGCATTTACAACGAACAGTTTAAAAAATGGGACTTAGGCGACATTCTGGGCGCCCGCGGCAAACTGTTTAAAACCAAAACCGGCGAGCTGTCTGTGCACTGCACGGAACTGCGCCTGTTGACCAAAGCGCTGCGCCCGCTGCCGGACAAATTCCACGGCCTGGCTGACCAGGAAACCCGCTATCGCCAGCGCTATCTGGATCTGATCGCTAACGACGAATCCCGCAACACGTTCAAAGTGCGTTCGCAAATCATGGCCGGCATCCGTAGCTTTATGGTCGGTCGCGGGTTTATGGAAGTAGAAACGCCGATGATGCAGGTGATCCCAGGCGGTGCGTCTGCACGTCCGTTCATCACTCACCACAATGCGCTGGATATCGATATGTATCTGCGTATTGCGCCGGAACTGTATCTGAAGCGCCTGGTGGTCGGCGGCTTTGAACGCGTATTCGAAATCAACCGTAACTTCCGCAATGAAGGCGTCTCCCCACGCCACAACCCAGAGTTCACCATGATGGAACTCTATATGGCATATGCGGATTACAAAGATCTGATCGAACTGACCGAAACCCTGTTCCGCACGCTGGCGCAAGACGTATTGGGCACGCCGCAGGTGCAGTATGGCGACGAGGTGTTCGACTTCAGCAAGCCATTTGAAAAGCTGACGATGAAAGAGGCGATTAAAAAGTATCGCCCGGAAACCGATCTGGCCGATCTGGACGACATGGCGAAAACCCTCGCCATTGCTGAATCTATCGGCATCAACGTCGAAAAAAGCTGGGGCCTGGGCCGCGTTGTCACCGAGATCTTCGAAGAAGTGGCGGAAAGCCATCTGATTCAGCCGACCTTTATTACCGAATATCCGGCGGAAGTTTCCCCGCTGGCGCGCCGTAATGACGTTAACCCGGAAATCACCGATCGCTTTGAATTCTTCATCGGCGGCCGTGAAATCGGCAACGGTTTCTCTGAGCTGAACGATGCGGAAGATCAGGCGCAGCGCTTTGCCGATCAGGTTGCGGCGAAGGATGCGGGCGATGACGAAGCGATGTTCTATGACGAAGATTACGTTACCGCGCTGGAGCACGGCCTGCCGCCAACCGCAGGGTTGGGCATCGGTATCGACCGTATGGTGATGCTGTTTACCAACAGCCACACCATCCGCGACGTGATTCTGTTCCCGGCGATGCGCCCAAGTAAGTAA